In Pseudoduganella albidiflava, a single window of DNA contains:
- the hutG gene encoding N-formylglutamate deformylase has translation MPHVGTAIPGDIAAAMTPAALLKADTDWHLRELYGFARELGASTLAAHWSRYVIDLNRPADNANLYPGQDTTGLCPLDTFAREPLYQPGRAPDDAEVRRRLALYWQPYHEALQAELDRLLRLHGRVVLWEAHSIASVVPRFFEGKLPDLNFGSADGASCAPALMEAVTGAARADGRYTIAVNGRFKGGHITRIHGRPAAGIHALQLEMCQSTYMNETAPFAWRPDLAGQVQPLLRRMLGAAAVWAGEGSTA, from the coding sequence ATGCCCCACGTGGGCACCGCCATCCCGGGCGATATCGCCGCCGCCATGACGCCGGCGGCCCTGCTGAAGGCGGACACCGACTGGCACCTGCGCGAGCTGTACGGTTTCGCGCGGGAGCTGGGGGCATCGACGCTGGCGGCGCACTGGTCGCGCTATGTGATCGACCTGAACCGCCCGGCCGACAACGCCAACCTGTATCCGGGCCAGGACACCACCGGCCTGTGCCCGCTAGACACCTTCGCCCGCGAACCGCTGTACCAGCCGGGCCGGGCGCCGGACGACGCGGAAGTGCGGCGCCGCCTCGCGCTGTACTGGCAGCCGTATCACGAGGCCTTGCAAGCCGAGCTGGACCGGCTGCTGCGCCTGCATGGCAGGGTGGTGCTGTGGGAAGCGCACTCGATCGCGTCGGTGGTCCCGCGCTTCTTCGAGGGCAAGCTGCCGGACCTCAATTTCGGCAGCGCGGATGGCGCCAGCTGCGCCCCCGCGCTGATGGAAGCCGTGACCGGCGCCGCGCGGGCCGATGGCCGCTACACGATCGCCGTCAACGGCCGCTTCAAGGGTGGCCACATCACGCGCATCCATGGCCGGCCGGCGGCGGGCATCCATGCCTTGCAGCTGGAAATGTGCCAAAGCACCTACATGAACGAGACCGCGCCCTTCGCCTGGCGCCCCGACCTGGCGGGCCAAGTGCAGCCGCTGCTGCGGCGGATGCTCGGCGCGGCGGCGGTGTGGGCCGGCGAGGGGAGCACGGCGTGA
- a CDS encoding formimidoylglutamate deiminase encodes MTALFARHALLPDGWRRDVLLEWDGDGRFTAVAPDAGALAASRAAATSPIDTAEYVLPGMINLHSHSFQRALSGLTEIAGDDAGSTGDSFWTWRDLMYRFALGITPEQMEAIAAQLFAECLRHGYTSVCEFHYVHRAPDGALYPDVAETARRVIAAARHAGIGITMLPVLYSYAGFGEAPLRDEQRRFRSGPAEVLAIVAALEPLRGTMVEVGVAPHSLRAASVAQIRELLAALPPERPVHIHIAEQVAEVRQCVDHGGRRPVQYLYDNLAVDERWCLVHATHVADDEVAAIAASGAVAGLCPTTEANLGDGLFPLAPFLAAGGRFGIGSDSHVSTSPVEELRWLEYGQRLAGQRRNVAVATHTMRTTDERRVGDHLWRAALAGGAQAAGRRVGALAPGCCADLLVLDEAHPNVSAPPELLNGFIFSGNDNLVKDVLAGGQWVVRGGQHVAQAAIAARFKETLTNLRELRS; translated from the coding sequence GTGACGGCCCTGTTCGCACGCCACGCGCTGTTGCCGGACGGCTGGCGGCGCGACGTGCTGCTGGAATGGGACGGCGATGGCCGCTTTACGGCGGTGGCGCCGGATGCCGGCGCGCTGGCCGCCAGTCGCGCGGCCGCCACGTCCCCCATCGACACGGCGGAATATGTGTTGCCCGGCATGATCAACCTGCACTCGCACAGCTTCCAGCGCGCGCTGTCGGGACTGACGGAAATCGCCGGGGACGACGCGGGATCCACCGGGGACAGCTTCTGGACCTGGCGCGACCTGATGTACCGCTTCGCGCTGGGCATCACGCCGGAGCAGATGGAAGCCATCGCCGCCCAGCTGTTCGCCGAATGCCTGCGCCATGGCTATACGTCGGTCTGCGAATTCCATTATGTCCACCGCGCGCCCGATGGCGCGTTGTATCCGGACGTGGCCGAGACCGCGCGGCGCGTGATCGCCGCTGCCCGCCATGCCGGCATCGGCATCACCATGCTGCCCGTGCTCTACAGCTACGCCGGTTTCGGCGAGGCGCCGCTGCGCGATGAACAGCGCCGCTTCCGCTCCGGCCCGGCGGAGGTGCTGGCGATCGTGGCGGCCCTGGAACCGCTGCGCGGTACGATGGTCGAAGTGGGTGTGGCGCCGCATTCGCTGCGCGCCGCCTCGGTGGCGCAGATCCGCGAACTGCTGGCGGCGCTGCCGCCGGAGCGGCCGGTGCACATCCATATCGCCGAGCAGGTGGCCGAAGTGCGGCAATGTGTCGACCATGGCGGGCGCCGCCCCGTGCAATATCTGTACGATAATCTGGCGGTCGATGAGCGCTGGTGCCTGGTGCACGCCACGCACGTGGCCGATGATGAAGTGGCGGCGATCGCCGCCAGCGGCGCCGTCGCCGGGCTGTGCCCCACGACGGAAGCGAACCTGGGCGACGGCCTGTTCCCGCTCGCTCCGTTCCTTGCGGCGGGCGGCCGGTTCGGCATCGGCAGCGACAGCCACGTGTCCACCAGCCCGGTGGAAGAACTGCGCTGGCTCGAATACGGCCAGCGGCTGGCGGGGCAGCGGCGCAACGTGGCCGTTGCAACGCACACAATGAGAACAACGGATGAGCGCCGTGTCGGCGACCATCTCTGGCGCGCCGCCCTGGCCGGGGGCGCGCAGGCCGCGGGAAGGCGGGTGGGCGCGCTGGCGCCTGGCTGCTGCGCCGACCTGCTGGTACTGGACGAGGCGCATCCGAACGTGTCCGCGCCGCCCGAGCTGCTGAACGGCTTCATCTTCAGCGGCAACGACAACCTGGTGAAGGATGTGCTGGCCGGCGGGCAGTGGGTGGTCCGCGGCGGGCAGCACGTGGCGCAGGCGGCTATCGCCGCGCGCTTCAAGGAAACGTTGACCAACCTGCGCGAGCTGCGATCATGA
- a CDS encoding HutD/Ves family protein, with the protein MTTLIQYASLHPTPWKNGGGCTTEILASPPGATLDDFDFRISLATIAQSGPFSTFPGVDRTLSLVDGGSVVLDVGNERRVALSDREPVVAFPGEMPVSATVDGIPTVDFNVMTRRDRCSHQVERRVFRDYSELERRSALTVLFLADGDTLTVHSERERMSMVRFDAVVLDRDENWVLEAPQATVYIVDIIPEEDGEGTTWQ; encoded by the coding sequence ATGACCACGCTGATACAGTATGCAAGCCTGCATCCCACGCCCTGGAAGAATGGCGGCGGCTGCACGACCGAGATCCTGGCGTCGCCGCCCGGCGCCACCCTGGACGATTTCGACTTCCGCATCAGCCTGGCGACGATTGCCCAGAGCGGCCCGTTTTCCACCTTTCCCGGCGTCGACCGCACGCTGTCGCTGGTCGATGGCGGCAGCGTGGTGCTCGACGTGGGCAACGAACGCCGGGTGGCGCTCAGCGACCGCGAACCGGTGGTGGCGTTCCCCGGCGAGATGCCGGTTTCCGCCACCGTGGACGGCATCCCCACCGTGGATTTCAACGTGATGACGCGGCGCGATCGCTGTTCGCACCAGGTGGAGCGCCGCGTGTTCCGCGATTATTCCGAGCTGGAGCGGCGCAGCGCCCTGACCGTGCTGTTCCTGGCCGACGGCGACACGCTCACCGTGCACAGCGAGCGCGAACGCATGTCCATGGTGCGCTTCGATGCCGTGGTGCTCGACCGCGACGAGAACTGGGTCCTGGAAGCGCCGCAGGCCACCGTCTACATCGTCGACATCATTCCCGAGGAAGACGGGGAAGGAACCACCTGGCAATGA